The Candidatus Rhabdochlamydia sp. T3358 genome includes a region encoding these proteins:
- the carA gene encoding glutamine-hydrolyzing carbamoyl-phosphate synthase small subunit: MNFLKLVPAQLVLQNGMTYQGHAPKWFKETVFGEVVFTTGMTGYVESLTDPSYAGQILIFTFPLIGNYGVPDSRLWESLKIHARGVIINQICPFYSHYQAKSSLAQWLYRQKVPFLSGVDTRALTKNIRTEGSMLGAITQEGAVSFSNPHTASLVKEVSCPILRKYGEGKKTIILVDCGMKQSILRCLLNFPVQIKRVPFDYNYLDQEYDGILLSNGPGDPLDCRQTVDILKKALNKKKPIFGICLGAQLMALAAQAKTYKLPFGHRGQNQPCECIESGRFFLTSQNHGFAIEENSLPKNWKVSFRNVNDGSVEGIRHRELPFFAVQFHPEASPGPTDMMGLFETFYNML, encoded by the coding sequence ATGAATTTTTTGAAACTAGTTCCAGCGCAACTTGTTTTACAAAATGGCATGACCTATCAAGGGCATGCACCAAAGTGGTTTAAAGAAACGGTTTTTGGCGAAGTTGTCTTTACAACAGGAATGACAGGATATGTTGAATCCCTAACAGATCCTTCTTATGCAGGACAAATCTTAATCTTTACTTTTCCTTTGATTGGCAATTATGGTGTTCCCGATTCTAGGCTTTGGGAGTCTTTGAAAATCCATGCCAGAGGCGTTATTATTAATCAAATCTGTCCTTTTTACAGCCATTATCAAGCAAAAAGTTCCCTAGCTCAATGGCTATATAGGCAAAAAGTTCCTTTTCTCTCTGGAGTAGATACCCGTGCTTTAACAAAGAACATTCGAACAGAAGGCAGCATGCTTGGGGCCATTACACAAGAAGGAGCGGTAAGTTTTTCCAATCCTCATACTGCTTCTCTTGTTAAAGAGGTAAGTTGTCCTATTTTAAGGAAGTATGGGGAAGGAAAGAAAACCATCATTTTAGTTGATTGTGGCATGAAGCAAAGCATTTTGCGTTGCTTGCTTAATTTCCCTGTTCAAATCAAACGAGTTCCTTTTGACTACAATTATTTAGACCAAGAGTACGATGGGATTCTTTTATCTAATGGACCAGGAGATCCTCTTGACTGCAGACAAACAGTAGACATTTTAAAAAAAGCCTTGAATAAGAAAAAACCGATTTTTGGCATTTGTTTGGGAGCTCAACTCATGGCATTGGCAGCTCAAGCAAAAACTTATAAACTACCTTTTGGACACCGAGGTCAAAATCAACCTTGTGAATGTATAGAATCAGGGCGCTTTTTTCTCACATCGCAAAACCACGGTTTTGCCATAGAAGAAAATAGTTTACCTAAAAATTGGAAGGTCTCATTTCGCAATGTAAATGATGGCTCCGTCGAAGGAATTCGACATCGAGAACTTCCTTTTTTTGCCGTGCAATTTCATCCTGAAGCATCTCCTGGCCCCACTGATATGATGGGATTATTCGAAACTTTTTACAACATGTTATAG